One window of the Conexibacter sp. SYSU D00693 genome contains the following:
- a CDS encoding sterol desaturase family protein — MNRSEQLKASPPMFRSPWLDRFTRVHPVVPVLLFLPAIAVLAVTGAGRVGTGEALAWAAGGYVFWTLTEYWLHRAVFHFEPEQGIGARLHWMIHGVHHDHPNDPLRLVMPPSASVPLALGFLGLFWAVLGYDVALAFGAGFLGGYLLYDMLHFHVHHHTPRTAMGRKLREWHMRHHFQDDERAFGISAPYWDWVFGTPPRSGGNRQLDEQQPA; from the coding sequence GCCTCACCGCCGATGTTCCGCTCGCCGTGGCTGGACCGCTTCACCCGGGTGCACCCGGTGGTCCCGGTCCTGCTGTTCCTGCCCGCGATCGCCGTGCTCGCGGTGACCGGCGCCGGTCGCGTCGGCACGGGCGAGGCGCTCGCCTGGGCGGCGGGGGGCTACGTCTTCTGGACGCTGACGGAGTACTGGCTGCACCGCGCGGTCTTCCACTTCGAGCCCGAGCAGGGCATCGGGGCGCGCCTGCACTGGATGATCCACGGTGTCCACCACGACCACCCGAACGACCCCCTGCGGCTGGTGATGCCGCCGTCGGCGTCTGTCCCGCTGGCGCTGGGCTTCCTGGGGCTCTTCTGGGCGGTCCTCGGCTACGACGTCGCGCTGGCGTTCGGCGCCGGGTTCCTGGGCGGCTACCTGCTCTACGACATGCTCCACTTCCACGTGCACCACCACACGCCGCGCACGGCGATGGGGCGCAAGCTGCGCGAGTGGCACATGCGCCACCACTTCCAGGACGACGAGCGGGCCTTCGGGATCAGCGCGCCGTACTGGGACTGGGTGTTCGGGACCCCGCCCCGGTCGGGCGGCAACCGCCAGCTGGACGAGCAGCAGCCGGCCTAG
- a CDS encoding DNA-3-methyladenine glycosylase, producing MSAVPAPAAVAGVEVRREVVPPWPFRLPRGGMDGVLRRHGQVLERLLHVDGEPAVVRVAQPSATRVVLGARAAREDLAEEAIARMRFALGVDDDLRPFHDRFRDDPLIGASVRRRPWLRIRRRPEPFEALAWAVTEQLIETVRAFAIQRRIVRALGPTALGWDGATVLRDVPSPAAIAGCAPALLESFDLAASRSLALCRAAREVARGRVDLRDPDHERGWRRLTAIPGIGQWTVDVLALHGQGRLDVIPAGDLGYLKWIGRVQSGGDPKAVGEEADVRALFARYDGWAGLAGAHALVDASPAANVSAGPQIPPPGRNSLVSAVGSAGRSSRSLSSIQRP from the coding sequence GTGAGCGCCGTGCCGGCGCCCGCCGCGGTGGCGGGCGTCGAGGTCCGGCGGGAGGTCGTCCCGCCGTGGCCGTTCCGCCTGCCGCGCGGGGGGATGGACGGCGTGCTGCGCCGCCACGGCCAGGTGCTCGAGCGGCTGCTGCACGTCGACGGCGAGCCCGCGGTGGTGCGGGTGGCCCAGCCCTCGGCGACGCGCGTCGTCCTCGGGGCCCGCGCCGCGCGCGAGGACCTCGCCGAGGAGGCGATCGCGCGCATGCGCTTCGCCCTGGGCGTCGACGACGACCTGCGCCCGTTCCACGACCGCTTCCGCGACGACCCGCTGATCGGCGCGTCGGTCCGCCGCCGGCCGTGGTTGCGCATCCGCCGCCGGCCCGAGCCGTTCGAGGCGCTGGCCTGGGCGGTGACCGAGCAGCTCATCGAGACGGTGCGGGCGTTCGCGATCCAGCGGCGCATCGTGCGCGCGCTGGGCCCCACGGCGCTGGGCTGGGACGGCGCGACGGTGCTGCGCGACGTGCCGTCGCCGGCGGCGATCGCGGGCTGCGCGCCGGCGCTCCTGGAGTCCTTCGACCTCGCGGCGAGCCGGTCGCTCGCGCTGTGCCGCGCCGCGCGCGAGGTGGCTCGCGGGCGCGTGGACCTCCGCGATCCCGACCACGAGCGCGGCTGGCGGCGGCTCACGGCGATCCCTGGGATCGGCCAGTGGACCGTCGACGTCCTGGCCCTGCACGGGCAGGGCCGGCTCGACGTCATCCCCGCCGGGGACCTGGGCTACCTCAAGTGGATCGGTCGGGTGCAGTCCGGCGGGGACCCGAAGGCGGTGGGCGAGGAGGCCGACGTCCGCGCGCTCTTCGCCCGCTACGACGGCTGGGCCGGCCTCGCCGGAGCCCACGCCCTGGTGGACGCGAGCCCGGCGGCCAACGTCTCGGCCGGGCCTCAGATCCCGCCCCCGGGCAGGAACTCGTTGGTCAGCGCGGTCGGCTCGGCGGGTCGGTCGAGCAGGTCGTTGTCGAGCATCCAGCGCCCGTAG
- a CDS encoding ABC transporter substrate-binding protein, whose translation MTRTLTAALAAVAALGLSACGEKKEASGTEAPPPAERATLMLDYLPNADHAGIYAARAAGDLRRAGVDLRLQTPSDPAAPLKLVAAGKVDFAISYEPEVLLARDKGLPVAAVGALVQKPLTSLMSVKGSGVKRVEDLRGKRVGTAGIPYQDAYLRTILREADIPSSDVETVNVGFNLVPAMLSKKVDATLGAFWNVEGVELDRRKRDPQVIRLEEVGVPEYDELVIVASTTTVRDRGKLVRRMLQGLARGHERLQDDPAVGVDALVDAEPDLERDVVEEQVRRTVPLFFPEDDQRPWGWQDPVAWERYGRWMLDNDLLDRPAEPTALTNEFLPGGGI comes from the coding sequence ATGACCCGGACCCTGACCGCCGCGCTGGCCGCCGTCGCCGCCCTCGGCCTGAGCGCCTGCGGCGAGAAGAAGGAGGCCTCGGGCACCGAGGCGCCGCCGCCCGCCGAGCGCGCGACGCTCATGCTCGACTACCTGCCCAACGCCGACCACGCGGGGATCTACGCCGCGAGGGCCGCGGGCGACCTGCGCCGCGCCGGCGTCGACCTCCGGCTGCAGACGCCGTCGGACCCCGCCGCGCCGCTCAAGCTCGTGGCCGCCGGCAAGGTCGACTTCGCCATCTCCTACGAGCCCGAGGTCCTGCTCGCCCGCGACAAGGGGCTGCCCGTCGCCGCCGTCGGCGCGCTGGTCCAGAAGCCGCTCACGTCGCTCATGTCCGTCAAGGGCTCGGGCGTCAAGCGCGTCGAGGACCTGCGCGGCAAGCGCGTCGGCACCGCCGGCATCCCCTACCAGGACGCGTACCTCAGGACGATCCTGCGCGAGGCGGACATCCCCTCGAGCGATGTGGAGACGGTCAACGTCGGCTTCAACCTCGTCCCGGCGATGCTCTCCAAGAAGGTCGACGCGACGCTCGGCGCGTTCTGGAACGTCGAGGGCGTCGAGCTCGATCGCCGCAAGCGCGACCCGCAGGTCATCCGCCTCGAGGAGGTCGGCGTGCCCGAGTACGACGAGCTCGTCATCGTCGCCTCGACCACGACCGTCCGCGACCGCGGCAAGCTCGTGCGACGCATGCTCCAGGGGCTCGCCCGTGGCCACGAGCGCCTGCAGGACGACCCCGCCGTCGGCGTGGACGCGCTGGTGGACGCCGAGCCCGACCTCGAGCGCGACGTCGTCGAGGAGCAGGTCAGGCGCACCGTCCCGCTCTTCTTCCCCGAGGACGACCAGCGCCCATGGGGCTGGCAGGACCCGGTGGCCTGGGAGCGCTACGGGCGCTGGATGCTCGACAACGACCTGCTCGACCGACCCGCCGAGCCGACCGCGCTGACCAACGAGTTCCTGCCCGGGGGCGGGATCTGA
- a CDS encoding ABC transporter permease, which translates to MTVRGIAPLVLVALLVGAWELYAQLGSLDEFILPAPSAVAEALWTDRGLLWDDLLVTGQEVVLGLLLAIAAALALAIAMHFSAVLRAALYPLAVGTQAIPIVTIAPLLAAWFGFGMLPKLLIVALVCFFPIVVTTLDGLARVDAEQRKLLRTLGASRWQTFRFAELPAALPAALSGARIAVAIGGIAAVFAEYAGSSEGLGNQLLQSIPQLETARAWAAVVLLAALAVLCFALLGLAERRLAPWNRPRKDPLPR; encoded by the coding sequence GTGACCGTCCGGGGCATCGCCCCGCTCGTCCTCGTCGCGCTCCTCGTCGGCGCCTGGGAGCTCTACGCCCAGCTCGGCTCGCTCGACGAGTTCATCCTCCCCGCGCCGAGCGCCGTCGCCGAGGCGCTGTGGACCGACCGCGGCCTGCTCTGGGACGACCTCCTCGTCACCGGCCAGGAGGTCGTCCTCGGCCTGCTGCTGGCCATCGCCGCCGCCCTCGCGCTCGCGATCGCCATGCACTTCAGCGCCGTCCTGCGTGCCGCGCTCTACCCGCTGGCCGTCGGGACCCAGGCGATCCCGATCGTCACCATCGCGCCCCTGCTCGCCGCCTGGTTCGGCTTCGGGATGCTGCCGAAGCTCCTGATCGTCGCGCTCGTCTGCTTCTTCCCCATCGTCGTCACGACGCTCGACGGCCTCGCCCGCGTCGACGCCGAGCAGCGCAAGCTGCTGCGCACCCTCGGCGCCAGCCGCTGGCAGACGTTCCGCTTCGCCGAGCTGCCCGCCGCCCTGCCCGCGGCGCTGAGCGGCGCCCGGATCGCCGTCGCCATCGGCGGCATCGCCGCCGTCTTCGCCGAGTACGCGGGGTCCAGCGAGGGGCTGGGCAACCAGCTCCTGCAGTCCATCCCCCAGCTCGAGACCGCCCGTGCGTGGGCCGCGGTCGTCCTGCTCGCCGCCCTCGCCGTCCTCTGCTTCGCCCTGCTCGGCCTCGCCGAGCGCCGGCTCGCCCCCTGGAACCGACCCCGGAAGGACCCCCTGCCCCGATGA
- a CDS encoding ABC transporter ATP-binding protein, whose product MATRVQAPTGGPRDSEEGVALDGVARSFGATQALAGLSLHAAPREVVAVVGPSGSGKSTLLELVCGLQEPDAGTVRAARAVLMPQRDLLLPWMDALDNAALPLRLQGAKRDAARAQAHPVMAELGLAGFERARPHELSGGMRQRVAVARTLLSGAPVLCLDEPFGALDAITRADAQAWLAGVLAREPRTVLLVTHDVEEAAVLADRIVVLSARPGRVVAELPVPGARPRHPTGQDVVAVRALALDALRGGGA is encoded by the coding sequence ATGGCGACCAGGGTGCAGGCCCCCACGGGCGGGCCTCGCGACAGCGAAGAGGGCGTGGCGCTCGACGGCGTCGCCCGCAGCTTCGGCGCGACGCAGGCGCTCGCCGGCCTGTCCCTGCACGCGGCGCCCCGCGAGGTGGTCGCCGTCGTCGGCCCCAGCGGCAGCGGCAAGTCGACGCTGCTCGAGCTCGTCTGCGGCCTGCAGGAGCCCGACGCCGGGACGGTCCGCGCCGCCCGCGCCGTGCTCATGCCCCAGCGCGACCTGCTGCTGCCGTGGATGGACGCGCTGGACAACGCCGCCCTGCCCCTGCGCCTGCAGGGCGCCAAGCGCGACGCCGCCCGCGCCCAGGCCCACCCCGTGATGGCCGAGCTCGGCCTGGCCGGCTTCGAGCGCGCCCGCCCGCACGAGCTCAGCGGCGGCATGCGCCAGCGGGTCGCCGTCGCGCGCACCCTGCTGTCCGGCGCGCCCGTCCTCTGCCTCGACGAGCCCTTCGGCGCGCTGGACGCCATCACCCGGGCCGACGCCCAGGCCTGGCTGGCCGGCGTGCTGGCGCGCGAGCCGCGCACCGTCCTGCTGGTCACCCACGACGTCGAGGAGGCCGCGGTCCTCGCCGACCGCATCGTCGTCCTCTCCGCCCGCCCCGGCCGCGTCGTCGCCGAGCTGCCCGTCCCCGGCGCGCGGCCCAGGCACCCCACCGGCCAGGACGTCGTCGCCGTCCGCGCCCTCGCGCTGGACGCCCTGCGCGGAGGTGGGGCGTGA
- the ggt gene encoding gamma-glutamyltransferase, producing MHRPSLPVAVASLALAGAIAVPSPAAAQQGAAFREAKAGPGGVVATESYAAARVGRAVLQAHGNAVDAAAATVFALGVARPQSCGIGGGGFAVVRTAEGKVETLDFRETAPAAFTPGVFQFRGPHTEFTGHTTVGVPGVVAGMDALLERHGTISLRRAMSEAERLARRGFRVPKSLNAAAQQSAKRLALFPASAQLWLPGGQPPAAGSTFRNPELAATYRRIMRGGARAFYRGTIAKRIVRDMRAPRTTADPGLLTLKDLAAYEPVWRAPVRGSYGGADVFAMGPPTSGGIALVEALNVLRNDDLAGAGRLSAPTIHLVAEAQKIAFADRGAYVADPAFVPQPTAALTNPAYGLARRTEVDPTRAKSYGPGSVAGAQRRAGVDLKLEGSTTHLSVVDRRGAAVALTCTIEQEFGSAVVAPGTGFLLNNEMTDFSGPGTANEPAAGKRPRSSMSPTIVVRDGRPVLVVGGAGGARIPGGVLNVVLGMLEFGLPLDQALDAARWDAAPGTLEIEDGRVTDDVLADLQRRGHRLTQLGPYANRPRVNAAGWDAGRRTWVAAADPRTDDGALGLPGAR from the coding sequence ATGCACCGCCCGTCGCTGCCCGTCGCCGTCGCGAGCCTGGCGCTCGCGGGGGCGATCGCCGTCCCGAGCCCGGCCGCCGCGCAGCAGGGCGCGGCGTTCCGGGAGGCGAAGGCCGGGCCCGGTGGGGTCGTGGCGACCGAGTCCTACGCGGCGGCGCGCGTGGGGCGAGCCGTCCTCCAGGCGCACGGCAACGCGGTGGACGCCGCGGCGGCGACGGTGTTCGCCCTGGGCGTCGCGCGGCCGCAGAGCTGCGGGATCGGCGGAGGTGGCTTCGCCGTGGTGCGCACCGCCGAGGGCAAGGTCGAGACGCTCGACTTCCGCGAGACCGCGCCCGCGGCGTTCACGCCGGGCGTCTTCCAGTTCCGGGGGCCGCACACCGAGTTCACGGGGCACACGACGGTCGGGGTGCCGGGCGTCGTCGCCGGCATGGACGCGCTGCTCGAGCGCCACGGCACGATCAGCCTGCGCCGGGCGATGTCCGAGGCCGAGCGGCTGGCGCGGCGCGGCTTCCGCGTCCCGAAGTCGCTCAACGCGGCCGCGCAGCAGAGCGCCAAGCGCCTGGCCCTCTTCCCCGCCTCCGCCCAGCTCTGGCTGCCCGGCGGCCAGCCGCCCGCGGCCGGCTCGACCTTCCGCAACCCGGAGCTCGCCGCGACCTACCGCCGGATCATGCGCGGCGGCGCGCGCGCCTTCTACCGCGGGACGATCGCCAAGCGCATCGTCCGCGACATGCGCGCCCCGCGCACGACCGCCGATCCCGGCCTGCTCACGCTGAAGGACCTCGCGGCCTACGAGCCGGTCTGGCGCGCGCCGGTCCGCGGCTCCTACGGCGGCGCGGACGTCTTCGCCATGGGCCCGCCCACCTCGGGCGGCATCGCGCTCGTCGAGGCGCTCAACGTCCTGCGCAACGACGACCTCGCCGGCGCCGGCCGCCTCTCGGCCCCCACGATCCACCTCGTCGCCGAGGCGCAGAAGATCGCCTTCGCCGACCGCGGCGCCTACGTCGCCGACCCGGCCTTCGTCCCGCAGCCCACGGCGGCGCTCACGAACCCCGCCTACGGCCTGGCCCGCCGCACGGAGGTCGACCCGACGCGGGCCAAGAGCTACGGGCCGGGCAGCGTCGCCGGCGCCCAGCGCCGCGCCGGCGTCGACCTCAAGCTCGAGGGCTCGACGACCCACCTCTCGGTCGTCGACCGCCGCGGCGCCGCCGTCGCGCTCACCTGCACGATCGAGCAGGAGTTCGGCAGCGCCGTGGTGGCCCCCGGCACCGGCTTCCTGCTCAACAACGAGATGACCGACTTCTCCGGCCCAGGCACCGCGAACGAGCCCGCCGCCGGCAAGCGGCCGCGGTCCTCGATGAGCCCGACCATCGTCGTGCGCGACGGCCGCCCGGTCCTCGTGGTCGGCGGCGCCGGCGGCGCCCGCATCCCCGGCGGCGTCCTGAACGTCGTCCTCGGCATGCTGGAGTTCGGCCTCCCGCTCGACCAGGCGCTGGACGCCGCCCGCTGGGACGCCGCGCCCGGCACGCTCGAGATCGAGGACGGCCGCGTCACCGACGACGTCCTCGCCGACCTCCAGCGCCGCGGCCACAGGCTCACCCAGCTCGGCCCCTACGCCAACCGCCCGCGGGTCAACGCCGCGGGCTGGGACGCGGGGCGGCGCACGTGGGTCGCGGCCGCCGACCCGCGCACGGACGACGGCGCGCTCGGCCTCCCCGGGGCGCGGTAG
- a CDS encoding VWA domain-containing protein, translating into MPPVPPAHSRRTGGMAGEVLRFGDELRTEGVALGTSELLDAFAALEHVSWTSRTDFREALAATLAKSPESRRIFELVFDRFFFRAAELAAIEEGVKEGGGVDVEGADQLDMDELRRMIAEAVAAGDESAMRDLARLAIAAFGRQGTGSGVIGVDVQRIRRSLELRAEPQPDLPQEDARREGLPREGIRRFEQLLRQELERAQIERTEALPPSRPLNELDRALPSGPLQDLAAVHRVVAQMKRRLKTQGQEQRGHKRRTTVDMRKTMRASLEFGGVPVVIKERPVRPRRPEVFVLCDVSTSVTSASVFFLSVLHALHDAFRKMRSFVFIERISEVTDVFEKERDFKAVSLAISRDAGVADVSGYTDYGRVWREFREQVEDELHPRATVIVMGDARTNGRDPAADVFASIAEKAGRTIWLNPEPKLYWNYGDSVIKAYEQHCEAFECWTTQHLEDFVKTLTRPVVH; encoded by the coding sequence GTGCCCCCGGTCCCTCCCGCCCACAGCCGCCGGACCGGCGGGATGGCCGGCGAGGTGCTGCGCTTCGGCGACGAGCTGCGCACCGAGGGCGTCGCGCTGGGCACGAGCGAGCTGCTCGACGCATTCGCGGCCCTCGAGCACGTGTCGTGGACGTCACGGACGGACTTCCGCGAGGCGCTGGCGGCGACGTTGGCCAAGTCACCCGAGTCGCGCCGGATCTTCGAGCTCGTCTTCGACCGCTTCTTCTTCCGCGCCGCCGAGCTGGCGGCGATCGAGGAGGGCGTCAAGGAGGGCGGCGGCGTCGACGTGGAGGGCGCCGACCAGCTCGACATGGACGAGCTGCGGCGGATGATCGCCGAGGCGGTCGCGGCGGGTGACGAGTCGGCCATGCGCGACCTCGCGCGGCTCGCGATCGCGGCCTTCGGGCGCCAGGGCACGGGCAGCGGCGTCATCGGCGTGGACGTCCAGCGCATCCGCCGCTCGCTCGAGCTGCGCGCCGAGCCCCAGCCGGACCTGCCCCAGGAGGACGCGCGGCGCGAGGGCCTGCCGCGGGAGGGCATCCGCCGCTTCGAGCAGCTCCTGCGCCAGGAGCTCGAGCGGGCGCAGATCGAGCGCACGGAGGCCCTGCCGCCGTCCCGGCCGCTCAACGAGCTCGACCGCGCGCTGCCGTCCGGTCCGCTGCAGGACCTCGCGGCGGTGCACCGGGTCGTCGCGCAGATGAAGCGCCGGCTCAAGACCCAGGGCCAGGAGCAGCGCGGGCACAAGCGCCGGACCACCGTCGACATGCGCAAGACGATGCGCGCGTCGCTCGAGTTCGGCGGCGTGCCGGTCGTCATCAAGGAGCGCCCGGTCCGGCCGCGGCGGCCCGAGGTCTTCGTCCTGTGCGACGTCTCGACGTCGGTGACGAGCGCCTCGGTCTTCTTCCTGAGCGTGCTGCACGCGCTGCACGACGCGTTTCGCAAGATGCGCTCGTTCGTCTTCATCGAGCGCATCAGCGAGGTCACCGACGTCTTCGAGAAGGAGCGCGACTTCAAGGCGGTCTCGCTGGCGATCTCGCGCGACGCGGGCGTCGCCGACGTCTCGGGCTACACGGACTACGGCCGCGTCTGGCGCGAGTTCCGCGAGCAGGTCGAGGACGAGCTGCACCCCCGCGCCACCGTGATCGTCATGGGTGACGCGCGGACCAACGGCCGCGACCCCGCCGCCGACGTCTTCGCCTCCATCGCCGAGAAGGCCGGGCGCACGATCTGGCTCAACCCCGAGCCCAAGCTCTACTGGAACTACGGCGACTCGGTCATCAAGGCCTACGAGCAGCACTGCGAGGCCTTCGAGTGCTGGACCACCCAGCACCTCGAGGACTTCGTCAAGACGCTCACGCGCCCGGTCGTCCACTAG